One genomic segment of Hordeum vulgare subsp. vulgare chromosome 2H, MorexV3_pseudomolecules_assembly, whole genome shotgun sequence includes these proteins:
- the LOC123428672 gene encoding uncharacterized ATP-dependent helicase C29A10.10c-like: MEKKKAEKHGDKPLLRKDEHSLPPSYPLGQLVAPFSLFCNTIHNRPEDEEEERHKEGWHDYDAMMEAFRELPFKDYLKNEYKKVSMDLRCCIEKLYNDHPRISESEQIFQCMQEVLELIKILHPLINYNRGNDDIWLEEILEGKVEEDCNPVSWPEKLACVQTSACSESKFKLARSLCVQELRYLCKNLILPDCYSGRGVQHYLLQRTKCILCTVSSSFRLYNVTMGNYPSSSDTCLDKKTENLNLGLLIVDEAAQLKERETLIPLLLPGIKQAVFIGDEYQLPALVKSKISDNAKFGRSVFERLSMLGYSKHLLNVQYRMHPKISKFPVVTFYDGKISDGPNVTTESYEKKFLVGKIFGSYSFINVDGGHETTEKYGRSLKNTIEAAAVSRIVQRLFKESFSTGIKISVGVVSPYNAQVRAISEKLGKSYNRYDGFSVKVKSVDGFQGAEEDIIIISTVRSNKAGSVGFLTNTQRTNVALTRAKHCLWIVGNGTTLSNSKSVWQKIVKDAQDRDCYFDADEDKDLSNAVIKAVIELGDDDNVRKMDSLDINKPRFQFNTPLSRNSMTVDVEAGPELVEHQRR; this comes from the exons ATGGAAAAGAAGAAAGCTGAAAAGCATGGGGACAAACCCCTCCTGCGCAAGGACGAGCATTCTTTGCCCCCAAGTTATCCTTTAGGTCAGCTTGTCGCACCTTTCTCTCTGTTCTGCAACACAATCCATAACAGGCctgaagacgaggaagaagagcgcCATAAGGAAGGATGGCATGACTATGACGCTATGATGGAGGCATTCAGAGAACTGCCATTCAAGGATTATttgaaaaatgaatacaagaaaGTTTCTATGGATTTGCGCTGTTGCATTGAGAAACTATATAATGATCATCCAAGAATTTCAGAATCAGAACAGATCTTTCAGTGTATGCAAGAAGTACTTGAATTAATCAAAATTCTCCATCCTTTGATAAATTATAACAGGGGTAATGATGATATATGGTTAGAGGAAATTCTTGAGGGCAAAGTAGAAGAGGACTGTAATCCCGTTTCCTGGCCTGAGAAGCTAGCCTGTGTGCAGACTAGCGCATGCAGTGAATCCAAGTTCAAGCTGGCTAGATCCCTGTGTGTGCAAGAATTAAGATATCTTTGCAAAAACCTGATTCTTCCAGATTGTTATAGCGGGAGGGGAGTTCAACACTATCTTCTGCAGAGAACGAAATGTATTCTCTGTACAGTTTCCAGCTCTTTCAGGTTGTACAATGTGACCATGGGTAATTACCCTTCATCATCTGATACATGTTTGGACAAGaagactgaaaatttgaatcttggCTTGCTGATTGTCGACGAGGCTGCACAGCTCAAAGAGCGTGAGACCTTAATTCCCTTGCTGCTGCCTGGCATAAAGCAGGCTGTTTTTATCGGAGACGAATATCAGTTACCTGCTCTGGTGAAAAGCAAA ATATCTGACAATGCTAAATTCGGTCGAAGTGTTTTTGAGAGATTAAGTATGCTGGGTTATAGTAAGCACCTTCTCAATGTGCAATACAGGATGCATCCAAAAATAAGCAAGTTTCCAGTTGTTACATTTTATGATGGCAAGATATCTGATGGTCCCAATGTCACTACAGAGAGCTATGAAAAAAAGTTTTTAGTAGGCAAAATCTTTGGGTCATACTCCTTCATAAATGTAGATGGAGGACATGAAACAACTGAGAAGTACGGGCGTAGCCTGAAAAACACAATTGAAGCTGCTGCCGTTTCGCGGATAGTGCAGAGGTTGTTCAAAG AGTCATTCTCTACAGGAATCAAAATCTCTGTTGGTGTCGTGTCCCCGTATAATGCTCAAGTTAGGGCAATCTCTGAAAAACTTGGGAAATCGTACAATAGGTATGATGGTTTCTCTGTGAAAGTGAAATCTGTGGATGGCTTCCAAGGCGCAGAGGAAGATATCATTATCATATCAACTGTGAGGAGCAATAAAGCTGGTTCTGTTGGATTTCTCACAAACACGCAGAGGACCAATGTGGCTCTCACAAGAGCTAA gcACTGTTTATGGATAGTAGGAAACGGGACGACGTTGTCCAACAGCAAGTCTGTTTGGCAGAAGATAGTGAAAGATGCGCAAGACCGAGATTGCTATTTTGATGCCGATGAAGACAAAGATCTTTCAAATGCAGTAATCAAGGCAGTAATCGAGCTCGGCGACGATGATAATGTAAGGAAAATGGACTCGCTGGATATAAACAAGCCAAGGTTTCAG TTCAACACCCCCCTCAGCCGGAACTCCATGACCGTGGATGTTGAGGCTGGACCTGAACTCGTGGAACACCAGCGACGGTAG
- the LOC123430615 gene encoding heavy metal-associated isoprenylated plant protein 28 yields the protein MGDLQIVLAGGTIEAQHVEMKVPLYSYGCEKKIKKALSNLKGIHSVQVDYHQQKVTVWGICNRNDVLAAVRRKRRAARFWGADQPDLAGEDARLGDAPKHYLRAFAAYRTRKSWKKLFPMIRL from the exons ATGGGTGATCTGCAAATCGTGCTGGCAGGGGGGACGATCGAAGCGCAGCACGTGGAGATGAAGGTGCCGCTCTACTCCTACGGCTGCGAGAAGAAGATCAAGAAGGCGCTGTCGAATCTCAAAG GGATTCACTCGGTTCAGGTGGATTACCACCAACAGAAGGTGACGGTGTGGGGGATATGCAACAGGAACGACGTGCTGGCGGCCGTCCGGCGGAAGCGGCGAGCGGCGCGGTTCTGGGGCGCCGACCAACCGGACCTGGCCGGCGAGGACGCTAGGTTGGGGGACGCCCCGAAGCACTACCTGCGGGCGTTCGCCGCGTACAGGACTAGGAAGTCGTGGAAGAAGCTCTTCCCCATGATCCGGCTGTAA